TTGATCCTGGCCATCACGGACCTGCTCAACACACCCCCCGGCGCCAACCTGGGCCCGTTCATCATCGGCCTGGTCGTCGTGGGCATCGGCATGGCCTGGGGCACCAACGCGGGCTACGCGATCAACCCGGCACGTGACTTCGGCCCCCGTCTGGCCAGTTTCCTCACGGGGTACGGCGGCGCATGGCGAGATCAGTACGGGAACTTCTACTTCTGGGTGCCGATCCTCGGTCCCCTGGTCGGCGGTCTGGTCGGCGCGGCCCTGTACAAGTTCTTCGTCGGCCGGTTCCTGCCGACGGCGGAGCCGGAGCCCCCGGGCCGCATCCCCGCTCCCAAGGACTGACACCTACGAAAAGGTGGCCCCCATGGTTGACTTCGTCGGCGCGGTGGACCAAGGGACCACCAGTACCCGGTTCATGATCTTCGATCATGCGGGCAACGAGGTGGCGAAGCACCAGCTGGAGCACGCCCAGATCCTTCCGCGCTCCGGGTGGGTCGAGCACGACCCGGTGGAGATCTGGGAGCGCACCAACTCCGTGATGCAGAACGCCCTGCGGCACGGGAACCTGTCCCCGACCGATCTGGCCGCGATCGGCATCACCAACCAGCGGGAGACCACGGTCGTCTGGGACCCGCGCAACGGCCGCCCCTACTACAACGCCATCGTCTGGCAGGACACCCGCACCGACTCCATCGCCGCGGCCCTGGAACGCTCGCGCCAGGGAGACGTCATCCGCCACAAGGCGGGCCTGCCGCCGGCGACCTACTTCTCCGGCGGCAAGATCCAGTGGATCCTGGAGAACGTCGACGGCGTCCGCGAGGCGGCCGAGCAGGGGCACGCTCTCTTCGGCAACACGGACTGCTGGGTCCTGTGGAACCTGACCGGCGGCCCCGACGGCGGCATCCACGCGACCGACGTGACCAACGCCAGCCGCACCATGCTGATGGACCTGGAGACCCTCGACTGGGACGACGAACTGCTGGGCTTCTTCCACGTCCCCCGGGAGATGCTGCCCACCATCAACCCCTCGTCCCATCGCGAGGCGTTCGGCGTGACGCGCACATCCCGGCCACTGCGCGCCGCCATCCCCATCAGCGGGGTGCTCGGCGACCAACAGGCGGCCACCGTCGGACAAGTCTGCTACGCGCCCGGCGAGGCCAAGAACACCTACGGCACCGGCAACTTCCTGGTGCTCAACACCGGCACGGAACTGGTCCGCTCGCAGCACGGCCTTCTCACCACCGTGGCGTACCAGTTCGGCGACAGCCCGGCGGTCTACGCCCTGGAGGGGTCCATCGCGGTCACCGGGTCCGCGGTGCAGTGGCTGCGCGACCAGATGAAGATCATCAGTAGCGCGCCCGAGAGCGAGACCCTGGCCCGCACCGTCGAGGACAACGGCGGCATGTACTTCGTCCCGGCGTTCTCGGGCCTGTTCGCCCCGTACTGGCGCTCCGACGCCCGGGGCGCGATCGTCGGCCTTGCCCGGTACAACGACAACGGCCACCTGGCCCGGGCGACGCTGGAAGCCATCTGCTACCAGAGCCGCGACGTGGTCGAGGCCATGGAGCAGGACTCCGGAGTCCACCTCGACGTGCTCAAGGTCGACGGCGGTGTCACCGCCAACGACCTGTGCATGCAGATCCAGGCCGACGTCCTCGGCGTACCGGTCAGCCGCCCGGTCGTCGCCGAGACCACCGCGCTCGGCGCCGCCTACGCGGCAGGGCTGGCCACCGGCTTCTGGCGGGACACCGACGAACTGCGCACCCACTGGCAGGAGTCGAAACGCTGGGAGCCGCAGTGGTCCGAGGACCAACGAGCGGAGGGCTACGCGGGCTGGAAGCAGGCCGTGGAACGCACGCTCAACTGGGTCAAGGTCGAGTAGAGCGGCCCCTCCACTTCGATGTCCCCGTCATGCTGCGCGCGGTCGGGGGCGGCACCGGCGAGCGTCAGCAGCATGCGGTCATGCCGCTGGTCGGGTCCGGGAGTGGCAGCGCCCGAGACCGTCGGGCTGGACGCTCAGCCATGCGGCGTAGAGCCCTCATCCGGGGGACTGCATGGCGAACGTGGTGCTGTTCGACGAGACGGGGGGACCCGGGGTCCTGCGCCTCGCAGAGATGTCGCTCCCGGCGCCCGGTCAGGGGCAGGTGCAGGTGCGTATCGACGCGATTGGCCTGAACCGGGCCGACACGCTTTTCCGAGCGGGCGGCTACTACTACCAGCCGACCCTGCCCGCCTCCCGGCTGGGCAGTGAGGCGGCGGGCGTGGTCGAGGCGGTCGGGCCGGATACGGACAGGCGCCGCCCATGTCATCGCGACCGACCATGATGACCTGGCCGGCCGCGTCAAGGACATCACCGGCGGAGAGGGCGCCCGCATCGTGTTCGACTCGATCGGCGGCCCGGCCTGACTCGACTCGCCCAACTCGTGCCCCGCGTCGGCACGTTGATCGTGTACGGCCGCCATCGCTGACGCCCACCGTCACATGGAGGCCAACGGCCAGGTCGGCAAGGTCGTCGTCACCGTCCGGCACTGAAGCGGCCGGAGCCCCTACCGGCAGTCACCGTGAGACCGGGCGGGCGCTTGCCGACTGAGTGTCCTGGTTGGCCACCGCGGCCCACCAGGACTCTCAGTAGCAGCTGAACAGCCCTGCAATGGGGTGTTCCGGAAAAGACCGGTACGCACTGTGCGTACCGGTGTTGGCTGGTCAGGCTCTCGTCGCGTCCTTCACATACGGCGACGTTGCTGTTGCGGGTTCCGTGGCGGTCTTTGCGTTCTTACGGTGGAAGTGGCGTGAGACCGCCGGATGTACAGCGGAGCCGGCGCAGTGCCCCGCCAGGCCTCATGGCCCCTGATGTCTCGTCAGGGTTGCGGTCGCGAGGTCCGTCACCGTGTTCATCGCCAAGGCGTAGGGCGGCTTGGCGACTCATGGATTTCCCGCCGTTCGTTACTTGCTCTCGGGTTCGTTAGAAGTTGTAACTCACCTTCGGAGAGAGTATCAATAACCATCGTGATAGCCTCTAACTAGACGGTGAGGGAGGGCAGGTCATGGACGGAGCAGAGGTGACGACGCCACGCGAGCGGTACCGCACCCAGGTGCGTGCGGAGATCAAGGAGCGTGCGTGGGAGCAGATCGCCACGGCGGGGGCGTCCGCGCTCTCCCTCAACGCGATCGCCAAGCACATGGGTATGAGCGGGCCCGCACTGTACCGGTACTTCGCCAGCCGTGACGAGCTGATCACCGAGTTGGTCAGGGATGCGTACCGCAGCCTCGCCGACACCGTCCGTGCGGCCCGCGCCGCGGGTGCCGACCCGACCGGCCTCGCGCACGCGCTGCGTGGCTGGGCCCTGGCCGACCCCCAGCGGTACTTCCTCGTCTACGGCACCCCTGTCCCCGGCTACCACGCGCCCGACGACATCACCGCGATCGCCTCCGAGATCATGGCGGCCCTGCTCGACGCGTGCGCCGAACTGTCCGCGGACGGCCCGGCGACCCCGTTTGACGCCCACCTCGCCGACCACCGGGACTGGGCGGGCGGCCACTCCGCCCCGCCCGCCACGCTCCACCGGGCCCTGGCTTTCTGGACCCGCCTGCACGGCGTCCTGTCCCTGGAACTCGCCGGCCACTTCACCGGGATGGGGTTCGACCCCGAGCGGTTCTACGAGGCCGAGCTGGCCGACCTGCTGCGCATGCCCACGGACTCCTGAAAGGTTCGGTGTTCGGGACCGAGCGTGAGGCCGACCAGCATCCGCACCGGACCGTCCTTGCGTTCGCTTCCTATGGGGGGCTACGTGCGGGGGAGCGAGGTGTTGGTGATCGGGAGCGGCTGGTCCGCGCCCGCCACGTAGAGGTCCGTCGGAGCCGTGCGCGGTTCGAACGTGTCGTCGTCGTGCGAGACGCGCACGGACAGCACGAAGAAGCAGCCGTCCTCGGTGGTCGTCTTCGCGTGGTACTCGTTCTCCGCGCAGGTCTGGAGGAAGACCTCCGTGCCCCCGGGCTCGACCCCCTTGGGGAGGGTGATCTGTACCCGGTGCTGGACGTTGAGCAGGATGCTGCCGCTCACGTGGTCGATGTCGACGTCGGGGACGGTGAAGTTCCCGCGTGCGCCGGGGCCCCGTCGGCCTTGGTGACGGTGCCGGTGACGTCGACGTGGCGGTTGTCGTAGTCCGTGCTGGTCGGTGGTCACGGTCAGCACGTAGGCGTCGCCGGGGGAGGCGCCGGCGGGGTGGGGCGGGAGTTGAGGCGCTGGGACGTGGCGCGGACCACCATTCAGACTCCCGGGTCGGCTGTGATCGGACCG
This portion of the Streptomyces mirabilis genome encodes:
- the glpK gene encoding glycerol kinase GlpK — encoded protein: MVDFVGAVDQGTTSTRFMIFDHAGNEVAKHQLEHAQILPRSGWVEHDPVEIWERTNSVMQNALRHGNLSPTDLAAIGITNQRETTVVWDPRNGRPYYNAIVWQDTRTDSIAAALERSRQGDVIRHKAGLPPATYFSGGKIQWILENVDGVREAAEQGHALFGNTDCWVLWNLTGGPDGGIHATDVTNASRTMLMDLETLDWDDELLGFFHVPREMLPTINPSSHREAFGVTRTSRPLRAAIPISGVLGDQQAATVGQVCYAPGEAKNTYGTGNFLVLNTGTELVRSQHGLLTTVAYQFGDSPAVYALEGSIAVTGSAVQWLRDQMKIISSAPESETLARTVEDNGGMYFVPAFSGLFAPYWRSDARGAIVGLARYNDNGHLARATLEAICYQSRDVVEAMEQDSGVHLDVLKVDGGVTANDLCMQIQADVLGVPVSRPVVAETTALGAAYAAGLATGFWRDTDELRTHWQESKRWEPQWSEDQRAEGYAGWKQAVERTLNWVKVE
- a CDS encoding alcohol dehydrogenase catalytic domain-containing protein — protein: MANVVLFDETGGPGVLRLAEMSLPAPGQGQVQVRIDAIGLNRADTLFRAGGYYYQPTLPASRLGSEAAGVVEAVGPDTDRRRPCHRDRP
- a CDS encoding TetR/AcrR family transcriptional regulator; its protein translation is MDGAEVTTPRERYRTQVRAEIKERAWEQIATAGASALSLNAIAKHMGMSGPALYRYFASRDELITELVRDAYRSLADTVRAARAAGADPTGLAHALRGWALADPQRYFLVYGTPVPGYHAPDDITAIASEIMAALLDACAELSADGPATPFDAHLADHRDWAGGHSAPPATLHRALAFWTRLHGVLSLELAGHFTGMGFDPERFYEAELADLLRMPTDS